Proteins encoded within one genomic window of Ascaphus truei isolate aAscTru1 chromosome 8 unlocalized genomic scaffold, aAscTru1.hap1 SUPER_8_unloc_2, whole genome shotgun sequence:
- the LOC142473396 gene encoding neuropeptide Y receptor type 4-2-like yields the protein MNESLLSETPPDPLFFQNASLAFLAGFQNKCRHSPDLTPFLGTSYSLVTMLGLLGNLSLIYVIFRHREKGNVTHVLIANLAFSDMLVCAFCLPFSVVYTVMDYWVFGLGLCKVTNFVQCASVTVSVLVLVLIAFERHQLILHPTGWKPNVPQAYAAVLLAWGLASLLALPLVSSMVLTDAPHKNISKVLGFFADKSACVESWPSAQQRAAYTISLLLLQYCVPLCFIVGCYLHIYVHLRRRGALFGRKDVHMKRVNLMLASMVGAFAVCWLPLNVFNSIVDWDHQLISVCYHNLIFSLCHLLAMTSTCVNPVIYGLLNSNVKREVKALLRSCAGRREAETLDVPERRPLSSMQSASWRGPRVVTGPEEHGGAAQACSSL from the coding sequence ATGAATGAGAGTCTGCTCTCCGAGACGCCCCCCGACCCCCTGTTCTTCCAGAACGCGAGCCTGGCATTTCTAGCGGGTTTCCAGAATAAATGCAGGCACTCCCCCGATTTGACGCCCTTCCTGGGGACGTCCTACAGCCTGGTAACCATGCTGGGCTTGTTGGGAAACCTCTCCCTGATCTATGTCATCTTCCGGCATCGAGAAAAGGGGAATGTTACCCATGTCCTCATCGCCAACCTGGCCTTCTCCGACATGCTGGTGTGCGCGTTCTGCCTCCCATTCTCCGTGGTTTACACCGTGATGGATTACTGGGTCTTCGGGCTCGGCCTGTGCAAGGTCACCAACTTTGTGCAGTGTGCCTCCGTCACGGTCTCCGTCTTGGTCCTGGTCCTTATTGCCTTCGAGAGGCATCAGCTTATCCTGCACCCCACCGGCTGGAAACCCAACGTCCCTCAGGCCTACGCGGCTGTCCTGCTAGCCTGGGGCCTGGCCTCCCTTCTGGCTCTGCCGCTGGTCTCCTCCATGGTTCTGACCGATGCTCCGCACAAGAACATCTCCAAGGTCCTGGGGTTCTTCGCGGACAAGTCAGCGTGTGTGGAGTCCTGGCCGTCTGCACAGCAGAGAGCCGCGTACACCatctctctgcttctcctgcaGTACTGCGTACCGCTGTGCTTCATCGTGGGCTGCTACCTCCATATCTACGTGCACCTGCGGCGCAGGGGGGCTCTGTTTGGGAGGAAAGATGTGCACATGAAGAGGGTAAATCTTATGCTGGCCTCTATGGTGGGAGCGTTTGCTGTATGCTGGTTGCCGCTCAATGTCTTCAACAGCATCGTGGACTGGGACCACCAGCTGATCTCCGTGTGTTACCACAACCTGATCTTCTCGCTGTGCCACCTGCTCGCCATGACCTCTACGTGCGTCAACCCAGTCATCTACGGTCTCCTTAACAGCAACGTGAAACGGGAGGTGAAGGCGCTGCTTCGGAGCTGTGCGGGGAGGCGCGAGGCGGAGACGCTGGACGTGCCGGAGAGGCGGCCGTTATCCTCCATGCAGAGCGCGAGCTGGCGGGGTCCCCGCGTTGTGACGGGTCCCGAGGAGCATGGAGGAGCAGCACAGGCGTGTTCCAGCCTCTGA